A stretch of Pseudomonas sp. 7SR1 DNA encodes these proteins:
- a CDS encoding glutathione peroxidase — protein MSDNLLSIPCTTIKGEQKTLADFAGKAVLVVNTASQCGFTPQYKGLETLWQSYKDRGLVVLGFPCNQFGKQEPGNEGAISEFCELNFGVSFPLFKKVEVNGANAHPLFVQLKQRAPGVLGSKGIKWNFTKFLIGKDGQVVKRFAPTTKPEDLTAEIEALLK, from the coding sequence ATGAGCGACAACCTGCTGAGCATTCCCTGCACCACCATCAAGGGTGAGCAAAAGACCCTCGCCGATTTCGCCGGCAAGGCCGTGCTGGTGGTCAACACCGCCAGCCAGTGCGGTTTCACACCACAGTACAAGGGCCTGGAGACCCTTTGGCAGTCCTACAAGGACCGCGGCCTGGTGGTACTGGGCTTTCCCTGCAATCAGTTCGGCAAGCAGGAGCCGGGTAACGAAGGGGCGATTTCCGAGTTCTGCGAGCTGAATTTCGGCGTGAGCTTCCCGTTGTTCAAGAAAGTCGAGGTCAACGGTGCCAACGCACATCCACTGTTCGTCCAGCTCAAGCAACGCGCCCCCGGCGTGCTGGGTTCCAAGGGCATCAAGTGGAACTTCACCAAGTTCCTGATCGGCAAGGACGGTCAGGTGGTCAAGCGTTTCGCCCCGACCACCAAGCCCGAGGACCTGACCGCCGAGATCGAAGCCCTGCTCAAATGA
- the msrB gene encoding peptide-methionine (R)-S-oxide reductase MsrB: MEKLERTLEEWRAMLDPEQYNVCRLKGTERPFSGKYNTTKTDGVYHCICCNEPLFDSRTKFDSGCGWPSFYAPIEGSAVVEVRDVSHGMIRTEVVCAKCDAHLGHVFPDGPPPTGLRYCINSVCLDLVDRQ; encoded by the coding sequence ATGGAAAAGTTGGAAAGAACCCTTGAAGAATGGCGTGCCATGCTCGACCCGGAGCAGTACAACGTCTGCCGGTTGAAGGGCACCGAGCGCCCGTTTTCCGGTAAGTACAACACCACCAAGACCGACGGTGTGTACCACTGCATCTGCTGCAACGAACCGTTGTTCGATTCGCGGACCAAGTTCGATTCCGGCTGTGGCTGGCCGAGCTTCTACGCGCCGATCGAGGGCAGTGCCGTGGTGGAAGTGCGCGATGTCAGCCACGGCATGATCCGCACCGAAGTGGTCTGCGCCAAATGCGATGCTCACCTGGGTCATGTGTTTCCTGACGGCCCTCCGCCCACGGGGTTGCGTTACTGTATCAATTCGGTGTGCCTGGACCTGGTTGATCGCCAGTGA
- a CDS encoding pyridoxal phosphate-dependent aminotransferase encodes MQVSKSNKLANVCYDIRGPVLKHAKRLEEEGHRILKLNIGNPAPFGFEAPDEILQDVIRNLPTAQGYSDSKGLFSARKAVMQYYQQKQVEGVGIEDIYLGNGVSELIVMSMQALLNNGDEVLVPAPDYPLWTAAVSLSGGNPVHYLCDEQANWFPDLADIKAKITPNTKALVIINPNNPTGAVYSREVLLGMLELARQHNLVVFSDEIYDKILYDDAVHICTASLAPDLLCLTFNGLSKSYRVAGFRSGWIAISGPKHHAQSYIEGIDMLANMRLCANVPSQHAIQTALGGYQSINDLVLPPGRLLEQRNRTWELLNDIPGVSCVKPMGALYAFPRIDPKVCPIHNDEKFVLDLLLSEKLLIVQGTAFNWPWPDHFRVVTLPRVDDLEQAIGRIGNFLKSYRQ; translated from the coding sequence ATGCAGGTTAGCAAATCGAACAAGCTCGCCAACGTCTGCTACGACATTCGCGGCCCAGTGCTCAAGCACGCCAAACGCCTGGAAGAGGAAGGCCATCGCATCCTCAAGCTGAACATCGGCAACCCGGCCCCCTTTGGTTTCGAAGCGCCCGATGAAATCCTCCAGGACGTGATCCGCAACCTGCCCACCGCCCAGGGCTACAGCGACTCCAAGGGCCTGTTCAGCGCCCGCAAGGCGGTGATGCAGTACTACCAGCAGAAGCAGGTCGAAGGCGTCGGCATCGAGGACATCTACCTGGGCAACGGCGTATCCGAGCTGATCGTGATGTCGATGCAGGCGCTGCTCAACAACGGCGACGAAGTGCTGGTGCCGGCCCCCGACTATCCCCTGTGGACAGCCGCAGTCAGCCTGTCCGGAGGCAACCCGGTACATTACCTGTGCGACGAACAGGCCAACTGGTTCCCGGACCTGGCGGACATCAAGGCCAAGATCACGCCCAACACCAAGGCACTGGTGATCATCAACCCGAACAACCCGACCGGCGCGGTGTACTCCAGGGAAGTGTTGCTGGGCATGCTGGAGCTGGCTCGCCAGCACAACCTGGTGGTGTTTTCCGACGAGATCTACGACAAGATCCTGTACGACGACGCCGTCCACATCTGCACCGCCTCCCTGGCTCCGGACCTGTTGTGCCTGACCTTCAACGGCCTGTCCAAATCCTACCGGGTGGCGGGTTTCCGCTCCGGCTGGATTGCCATCTCCGGCCCCAAGCATCATGCCCAGAGCTATATCGAAGGCATCGACATGCTGGCCAACATGCGCCTGTGTGCCAACGTCCCGAGCCAGCATGCCATCCAGACGGCGCTGGGCGGCTACCAGAGCATCAACGACCTGGTCCTGCCCCCGGGCCGGCTGCTGGAACAGCGCAACCGTACCTGGGAACTGCTCAACGACATCCCCGGCGTCAGTTGCGTCAAGCCGATGGGGGCGCTGTATGCCTTCCCACGGATCGACCCCAAGGTCTGCCCGATCCACAACGACGAGAAGTTCGTACTTGACCTGCTGCTGTCCGAAAAGCTGCTGATCGTCCAGGGCACCGCGTTCAACTGGCCATGGCCGGATCATTTCCGCGTCGTCACGCTGCCACGGGTCGACGACCTGGAACAGGCCATTGGGCGGATCGGCAACTTCCTCAAGTCCTATCGCCAATAA
- the htpX gene encoding protease HtpX, producing the protein MMRILLFLATNLAVVLIASITLSLFGFNGFMAANGVDLNLNQLLIFCAVFGFAGSLFSLFISKWMAKMSTGTQIISQPRTRHEQWLLQTVEQLSREAGIKMPEVGIFPAYEANAFATGWNKNDALVAVSQGLLERFSPDEVKAVLAHEIGHVANGDMVTLALIQGVVNTFVMFFARIIGNFVDKVIFKNEEGQGIAYYVATIFAELVLGILASAIVMWFSRKREFRADDAGARLAGTSAMIGALQRLRAEQGLPVHMPDTLTAFGINGGIKQGLARLFMSHPPLEERIDALRRRG; encoded by the coding sequence ATGATGCGCATCCTGCTGTTCTTGGCCACTAACCTGGCGGTCGTGCTGATTGCCAGCATCACCCTGAGCCTTTTCGGCTTCAACGGGTTCATGGCGGCCAATGGGGTTGATCTCAACCTCAATCAGCTGCTGATCTTCTGTGCGGTGTTCGGTTTCGCTGGCTCCCTGTTCTCGCTGTTCATCTCAAAGTGGATGGCGAAGATGAGTACCGGCACCCAGATCATCAGCCAGCCGCGCACTCGCCATGAACAATGGCTGCTGCAGACCGTCGAGCAGCTGTCCCGCGAAGCCGGCATCAAGATGCCGGAGGTCGGGATCTTCCCGGCCTACGAGGCCAACGCCTTCGCCACCGGCTGGAACAAGAACGACGCCCTGGTCGCGGTGAGCCAGGGTCTGCTCGAGCGGTTCTCGCCCGATGAAGTCAAGGCCGTGCTGGCCCACGAGATCGGCCACGTCGCCAACGGCGACATGGTGACCCTGGCGCTGATCCAGGGCGTGGTGAACACCTTCGTGATGTTCTTTGCCCGCATCATCGGCAACTTCGTCGACAAGGTGATCTTCAAGAACGAAGAAGGCCAGGGCATCGCCTACTACGTGGCGACCATCTTCGCCGAGCTGGTACTGGGCATCCTCGCCAGCGCCATCGTCATGTGGTTCTCGCGCAAGCGCGAATTCCGCGCCGACGACGCCGGCGCCCGCCTGGCCGGCACCAGTGCGATGATCGGTGCCCTGCAGCGCCTGCGTGCCGAACAGGGCCTGCCGGTGCACATGCCCGACACCCTGACTGCCTTCGGCATCAACGGCGGCATCAAGCAGGGCCTGGCTCGCCTGTTCATGAGCCACCCGCCACTGGAAGAGCGTATCGACGCACTGCGTCGTCGCGGCTAA
- a CDS encoding thiopurine S-methyltransferase: MEPEFWHKRWSTDQIGFHLPQVNPYLQGFWPLLGLERGSRVLVPLCGKTLDLVWLAHQGYPVLGVELSEKAITDFFQEHQLEPSVSEEGDFKVFRAGDIEIRCGDFFALKPGDVADCAALYDRAALIALPAPMRERYAGHLQALLPEGVGLLITLDYNQEEMPGPPFSVGDEEVQRLLGKAWRLDVLQEQDVLGESWKFLQAGVKRLDERVYRISAR; encoded by the coding sequence ATGGAGCCTGAGTTTTGGCACAAGCGATGGTCGACGGATCAGATCGGTTTTCACTTGCCGCAAGTGAACCCTTATCTGCAAGGATTCTGGCCGCTGTTGGGACTGGAGCGAGGCAGTCGGGTGCTGGTGCCGTTGTGCGGCAAGACCCTGGATCTGGTGTGGCTTGCTCATCAAGGGTATCCGGTGCTGGGGGTGGAGTTGTCGGAAAAGGCCATCACCGATTTTTTCCAGGAGCATCAGTTGGAGCCGAGCGTGAGCGAGGAGGGGGACTTCAAGGTATTTCGCGCCGGTGACATTGAAATCCGTTGCGGCGATTTCTTTGCCTTGAAGCCGGGTGATGTCGCCGATTGTGCCGCGCTGTACGACCGGGCCGCGCTGATCGCCTTGCCGGCGCCCATGCGCGAACGTTACGCAGGCCATTTGCAGGCGCTCTTGCCGGAGGGGGTCGGATTGCTGATTACCCTGGATTACAACCAGGAAGAGATGCCGGGGCCGCCGTTTTCGGTTGGCGACGAAGAGGTGCAGCGGTTGCTGGGCAAGGCCTGGCGGCTGGACGTGCTGCAGGAGCAGGACGTGCTGGGGGAAAGTTGGAAGTTTCTCCAGGCGGGGGTAAAGCGACTGGATGAGCGGGTCTATCGGATTTCCGCACGCTGA
- a CDS encoding DODA-type extradiol aromatic ring-opening family dioxygenase, with product MLPSLFISHGSPMLALEPGDSGPALARIAAQLPRPHAIVIVSAHWESDELVVSANPQPRTWHDFGGFPPALYNVQYPARGNPGLAAEVAELLDTAHLPARLDSQRPSDHGVWVPLSLMYPEADIPVVQVSLPSHQGPALQTRVGRALAPLRQRDILLIGSGSITHNLRDLDWSAGPESIESWAKAFRDWMVEKLEADDEATLHDYRHQAPNAVRSHPSDEHLLPLYFARGAGGKFSVAHQGFAMGTLGMDIYRFG from the coding sequence ATGCTGCCCAGCCTGTTTATTTCCCATGGCTCTCCGATGCTCGCCCTGGAGCCTGGCGACAGCGGCCCGGCACTGGCGCGCATCGCCGCGCAATTGCCCAGGCCACATGCCATCGTCATTGTTTCCGCTCATTGGGAAAGCGATGAGTTGGTGGTCAGCGCCAATCCGCAGCCTCGCACCTGGCACGATTTCGGAGGCTTTCCGCCCGCCCTGTACAACGTGCAGTATCCCGCCCGGGGCAATCCCGGCCTGGCGGCAGAAGTCGCAGAATTGCTCGACACCGCGCATCTGCCGGCGCGCCTCGACAGCCAACGCCCCTCCGATCACGGCGTCTGGGTACCGTTGTCCCTGATGTACCCCGAAGCGGACATCCCGGTGGTTCAAGTATCCCTGCCCAGCCACCAGGGGCCAGCGTTGCAGACCAGGGTGGGCCGGGCGCTCGCGCCGCTGCGCCAGCGCGACATCCTGCTGATCGGTTCCGGCAGCATTACCCATAACCTGCGGGACCTGGACTGGAGCGCCGGACCTGAAAGCATCGAGTCCTGGGCAAAGGCATTTCGTGACTGGATGGTGGAAAAACTCGAGGCCGACGACGAAGCCACCTTGCATGATTACCGCCACCAGGCACCGAACGCCGTGCGCAGCCATCCCAGCGACGAGCATCTGCTGCCGCTGTATTTTGCCCGGGGTGCCGGCGGGAAGTTCAGTGTTGCCCATCAAGGCTTCGCAATGGGGACGCTGGGGATGGACATCTATCGGTTCGGTTGA
- a CDS encoding spermidine synthase, translating to MTEERVEHLLAEVHDEFGMIRVFEVADYRFLEFGDAIEQSCVFTADPSWLEYDYTRAMLIGALCHEQPESALFLGLGAGTLTQACLKFLPLEDVEAIELRPDVPRLAIEYLGLDDDPRLYIRVGDALQLLETAEPADLIFVDLYTDVGPGVGHLAWGFLENCQKRLNPGGWLVINQWATDDGKPLGAALLRGLYHRHYWELPVKEGNVILIVPADLEQTLDMEGLIARAEGLAPRLGYSLQSLIKAIRPAT from the coding sequence ATGACAGAGGAGCGTGTCGAGCATCTGCTCGCCGAAGTGCACGATGAGTTCGGTATGATCCGCGTGTTCGAGGTGGCCGATTACCGGTTCCTCGAATTCGGCGATGCCATCGAACAAAGCTGTGTGTTCACGGCAGATCCCAGCTGGCTCGAATACGATTACACCCGGGCCATGCTGATCGGTGCGTTGTGCCATGAGCAACCGGAAAGCGCGCTGTTCCTGGGGCTGGGCGCCGGAACGCTGACCCAGGCCTGTCTCAAGTTCCTGCCGCTGGAAGATGTCGAGGCTATCGAATTGCGCCCCGATGTGCCGCGCCTGGCCATCGAATACCTGGGGCTGGATGACGATCCCCGCCTGTATATCCGGGTCGGCGACGCCCTGCAGCTGCTGGAAACCGCCGAACCCGCGGACCTGATTTTCGTCGACCTCTATACCGACGTCGGTCCGGGCGTCGGGCATCTGGCCTGGGGGTTCCTGGAAAACTGCCAGAAGCGTCTCAATCCGGGCGGCTGGCTGGTGATCAACCAATGGGCCACCGATGACGGCAAGCCGTTGGGTGCGGCGTTGCTGCGCGGTTTGTACCACCGCCACTACTGGGAATTGCCAGTGAAGGAGGGCAATGTGATCCTGATCGTGCCGGCGGACCTGGAGCAGACACTGGATATGGAAGGCCTGATTGCCCGGGCCGAAGGGCTGGCGCCACGACTGGGCTATTCGTTGCAGTCATTGATCAAGGCGATCCGGCCCGCGACCTGA
- a CDS encoding class II 3-deoxy-7-phosphoheptulonate synthase has product MSQPWSPDSWRALPIQQQPRYPDAAHLLQVEQTLASYPPLVFAGEARELRRQFAEVTQGRAFLLQGGDCAESFAEFSAAKIRDTFKVLLQMAIVMTFAAGCPVVKVGRMAGQFAKPRSANDETIDGMTLPAYRGDIVNGIGFDQQSRVPDPDRLLQAYHQSTATLNLLRAFAQGGFADLHQVHKWNLDFIANSALAEKYSHLADRIDETLAFMRACGMDSSPQLRETSFFTAHEALLLNYEEAFVRRDSLTNDYYDCSAHMLWIGDRTRQLDGAHVEFLRGVNNPIGVKVGPSMKPDDLIRLIDVLNPDNDPGRLNLIARMGANQVGDHLPQLLRAVQREGKQVLWSSDPMHGNTIKASSGYKTRDFAQILGEVKQFFQVHGAEGTYAGGIHIEMTGQNVTECIGGARPITEDGLSDRYHTHCDPRMNADQSLELAFLIAETLKQVRR; this is encoded by the coding sequence ATGAGCCAACCCTGGAGCCCTGACAGCTGGCGCGCCTTGCCGATCCAGCAACAACCTCGTTACCCCGACGCGGCGCACCTGCTGCAGGTCGAGCAGACCCTGGCCAGCTATCCGCCGCTGGTGTTTGCCGGAGAGGCCCGGGAACTGCGCCGTCAGTTCGCCGAGGTGACCCAGGGCCGGGCCTTCCTGCTCCAGGGTGGCGATTGCGCCGAAAGCTTTGCGGAGTTCTCGGCGGCGAAGATCCGCGACACCTTCAAGGTGCTGTTGCAGATGGCCATTGTCATGACCTTCGCCGCCGGCTGCCCGGTGGTCAAGGTCGGCCGCATGGCCGGGCAATTCGCCAAGCCGCGTTCGGCCAACGATGAAACCATCGACGGCATGACCTTGCCGGCCTACCGGGGCGACATCGTCAACGGCATCGGCTTCGACCAGCAGAGCCGCGTGCCGGATCCGGATCGACTGTTGCAGGCCTACCATCAGTCCACCGCTACCTTGAACCTGCTGCGGGCGTTCGCCCAGGGCGGTTTTGCCGATCTGCACCAGGTGCATAAGTGGAACCTGGACTTCATCGCCAACTCGGCCCTGGCGGAAAAATACAGCCACCTGGCCGACCGCATCGACGAAACCCTGGCGTTCATGCGCGCCTGCGGCATGGACAGCTCGCCACAATTGCGTGAAACCAGCTTCTTCACCGCACATGAAGCACTGCTGCTGAACTATGAAGAAGCCTTCGTGCGCCGGGACAGCCTGACCAATGACTATTACGACTGCTCGGCACACATGCTCTGGATCGGTGACCGTACCCGTCAACTGGACGGAGCCCATGTCGAATTCCTGCGGGGCGTGAACAACCCGATCGGGGTCAAGGTCGGCCCGAGCATGAAGCCCGATGACCTGATCCGCCTGATCGACGTGCTCAACCCCGACAACGATCCGGGCCGCCTGAACCTGATCGCACGGATGGGCGCGAATCAGGTTGGCGATCATCTTCCACAGCTGTTGCGTGCCGTGCAGCGTGAAGGCAAGCAGGTGCTGTGGAGCTCAGACCCCATGCATGGCAATACCATCAAGGCCAGCAGCGGCTACAAGACGCGGGACTTCGCGCAGATCCTCGGGGAGGTGAAACAGTTCTTCCAGGTCCATGGGGCGGAAGGTACCTATGCGGGCGGAATCCACATCGAGATGACCGGACAGAACGTCACCGAGTGCATCGGCGGCGCCAGGCCGATCACCGAGGATGGCCTGTCGGACCGCTACCACACCCACTGCGACCCGCGGATGAATGCCGATCAGTCGCTGGAGCTGGCGTTCCTGATTGCCGAAACGTTGAAGCAGGTTCGGCGCTGA
- a CDS encoding winged helix-turn-helix domain-containing protein, with protein MPATVSFTLKQARRLALAAQGFNGRLAPASVQSSRLNRLIERLGVLQIDSVNALVRSHYLPLFSRLGHYNLDLLDQAAWSQGRRRTLFEYWGHEASLLPMSMYPLMRWRMIRASRGEGIYQQLARFGRERQEVIRRVLASVRERGALGAGSLSTRQEKAGPWWDWSAEKHALEWLFAAGEVTVAGRRGFERLYDLPERVLPASVLQQPLPDEAQAQRALLLHAAEALGVGTEKDLRDYFRLDPADSRARLAELEEGGQLLRCQVQGWKQPAWCRPDVKIVRKVAASALLSPFDSLVWERSRTERLFDFRYRLEIYTPAHKRVYGYYVLPFLHDERIAARIDLRAERAQGRLAVHAVHEEEPGLDEEGMLALAMSLRRMADWLGLERVQLNCRRMGGVRLAVALAGIGAG; from the coding sequence ATGCCCGCGACTGTATCCTTTACCCTCAAACAGGCCCGGCGCCTGGCGTTGGCCGCCCAGGGATTCAATGGGCGGCTGGCGCCGGCTTCGGTGCAGTCCTCGCGTCTCAACCGTCTGATCGAACGCCTCGGCGTGCTGCAGATCGATTCCGTCAACGCATTGGTGCGCTCGCATTACCTTCCGCTGTTCTCCCGTCTCGGCCATTACAATCTCGATTTGCTCGATCAGGCGGCCTGGAGCCAGGGGCGACGCCGGACATTGTTCGAGTACTGGGGGCACGAAGCGTCCCTGCTGCCTATGTCGATGTACCCGCTGATGCGCTGGCGCATGATCCGCGCGTCTCGCGGCGAAGGCATCTATCAACAGTTGGCGCGTTTCGGCCGGGAGCGCCAGGAGGTCATTCGCCGCGTCCTCGCGTCGGTCCGGGAGCGGGGAGCCCTGGGTGCGGGCAGCTTGTCCACTCGCCAGGAGAAGGCCGGTCCGTGGTGGGACTGGAGCGCCGAGAAGCATGCCCTTGAGTGGCTGTTCGCGGCCGGGGAGGTCACGGTGGCGGGGCGCCGCGGTTTCGAGCGGCTCTACGACCTGCCGGAGCGGGTGCTCCCGGCCTCGGTCCTGCAACAGCCGCTGCCGGACGAGGCCCAGGCCCAGCGCGCATTATTGCTGCACGCGGCCGAAGCGCTGGGAGTGGGAACCGAAAAGGATCTGCGAGATTACTTCCGTCTCGACCCGGCTGACAGCCGCGCCCGGTTGGCGGAGCTGGAAGAGGGCGGGCAGTTGCTGCGTTGCCAGGTGCAAGGCTGGAAGCAGCCCGCCTGGTGCCGACCTGATGTGAAGATTGTTCGCAAGGTAGCGGCCAGTGCCCTGTTGTCGCCGTTCGATTCGCTGGTATGGGAACGCAGTCGTACCGAGCGGTTGTTCGATTTCCGTTATCGACTGGAAATCTACACCCCGGCCCACAAGCGCGTGTACGGCTATTACGTCCTGCCGTTCCTGCATGACGAACGTATCGCCGCCCGGATCGATCTACGGGCGGAACGCGCCCAGGGCCGGTTGGCGGTGCATGCGGTGCACGAGGAAGAGCCAGGGCTGGACGAGGAGGGCATGCTGGCGTTGGCGATGAGCCTGCGGCGCATGGCCGATTGGTTGGGGTTGGAACGGGTTCAGCTCAATTGCCGGCGAATGGGTGGGGTACGCTTGGCGGTGGCGTTGGCCGGAATCGGTGCTGGCTGA
- a CDS encoding DUF1127 domain-containing protein, which translates to MKGQKGYVSIDKHSFHRFSLSDLLHKFSRWYELHHERELLAGLSDEALKDIGVSRADVEKEVVRPFWDDPLHK; encoded by the coding sequence ATGAAAGGTCAGAAAGGATACGTATCGATAGATAAGCACTCATTCCATCGGTTTTCCCTCAGCGATCTGTTGCACAAGTTTAGCCGCTGGTATGAATTGCACCATGAGCGTGAATTGCTCGCCGGATTGAGCGACGAGGCGCTCAAGGACATCGGTGTCAGTCGAGCGGATGTCGAAAAGGAAGTGGTTCGGCCATTCTGGGATGATCCATTGCACAAATGA
- a CDS encoding LysR substrate-binding domain-containing protein yields the protein MSSYPSIDTEVLRTFVAIADQGGFTRAGELVNRTQSAVSMQMKRLEEDVLQRRLFERDGRQVKLTAEGQVLLGYARRILKLHSEVFNTLREPHMVGTVRIGTPDDYVMRFLPGILQRFAQFYPLIEIEVHCESSKQLLLRQDLDLSIVTRKPGDEIGQLLRKERFVWAEAACFNAHEKTPLPLAMFNSDCFCRQWACNALDAMGREYRVAYNSSSLSALMAVVGAGLAITAQLESLLTPDMRVLGEAENLPELPEASIMLIRNLHNPSPITECLAEHIVEGFKL from the coding sequence TTGTCGAGTTACCCGAGCATCGATACGGAAGTGCTGCGTACCTTCGTCGCCATCGCCGACCAGGGGGGATTCACCCGCGCCGGTGAACTGGTCAACCGCACCCAGTCCGCCGTCAGCATGCAGATGAAGCGCCTGGAAGAAGATGTGCTGCAGCGGCGCCTGTTCGAGCGTGACGGGCGCCAGGTCAAGCTCACCGCCGAAGGCCAGGTGCTATTGGGGTACGCCCGCAGGATCCTCAAGCTGCACAGCGAGGTGTTCAATACCCTGCGCGAACCGCACATGGTCGGTACCGTGCGCATCGGCACACCGGACGATTACGTGATGCGATTCCTGCCGGGTATCCTGCAGCGCTTCGCCCAGTTCTATCCGCTGATCGAAATCGAAGTGCATTGCGAATCGTCCAAGCAGCTGTTGCTGCGCCAGGACCTGGACCTGTCCATCGTCACCCGTAAACCCGGGGATGAAATCGGCCAGCTATTGCGCAAGGAACGCTTCGTCTGGGCCGAAGCGGCGTGCTTCAACGCCCATGAAAAAACACCACTGCCCCTGGCGATGTTCAACAGTGACTGTTTCTGCCGACAGTGGGCCTGTAATGCGCTGGATGCCATGGGCCGCGAGTATCGCGTGGCCTACAACAGTTCCAGCCTGTCGGCGCTCATGGCCGTAGTGGGCGCGGGCCTGGCGATCACCGCGCAACTGGAAAGCCTGCTCACGCCGGACATGCGGGTACTGGGCGAGGCCGAGAACCTGCCGGAACTGCCCGAGGCCAGCATCATGCTGATCCGCAACCTGCACAATCCGTCGCCGATCACCGAATGCCTGGCCGAGCACATCGTCGAAGGCTTCAAGCTTTAA
- a CDS encoding sulfite exporter TauE/SafE family protein, with amino-acid sequence MRGESSVIESFLYLVVGAALGTLGGLFGIGGGLIAIPVLGVWFGLDQQIAQGTALVMVVPNVMLALWRYHQRNRIELRHVLPLATMGFCFAWLGSIWAVGIDAQSMRIGFVAFLIVLAAYNLIRMFATSAPASAQMRYGWPWLGVLGAVSGAMGGLFGVGGAVVATPILTSLFGTTQVVAQGLSLSLALPSTGVTLATYAFHHQVDWSIGVPLAAGGLLSISWGVKVAHAMPERLLRALFCGFLVVCAILLAFKA; translated from the coding sequence ATGAGGGGAGAATCGTCTGTGATCGAGAGTTTTCTGTATCTGGTGGTCGGGGCTGCGTTGGGCACCCTGGGGGGATTGTTCGGGATTGGCGGCGGATTGATCGCGATTCCGGTTCTGGGGGTCTGGTTCGGTCTGGACCAGCAGATCGCCCAGGGGACGGCGCTGGTGATGGTGGTTCCCAATGTGATGCTGGCCCTGTGGCGTTACCACCAGCGTAATCGCATCGAGCTGCGCCATGTCCTGCCGTTGGCGACCATGGGGTTCTGCTTTGCCTGGCTTGGCTCGATCTGGGCCGTCGGCATCGATGCCCAGAGCATGCGCATCGGTTTCGTGGCGTTCTTGATCGTATTGGCGGCCTATAACCTGATCCGTATGTTCGCCACCAGCGCGCCGGCCTCGGCACAGATGCGCTATGGCTGGCCGTGGCTCGGCGTGCTGGGGGCGGTATCCGGGGCCATGGGAGGTCTGTTCGGTGTCGGCGGGGCTGTTGTCGCGACGCCTATCCTGACCAGCCTGTTTGGCACCACCCAGGTGGTGGCCCAGGGGTTGTCGCTGTCGCTGGCCTTGCCCAGCACCGGCGTGACCCTGGCTACCTACGCGTTCCACCACCAGGTGGACTGGAGCATCGGCGTGCCCTTGGCCGCCGGCGGCTTGCTGAGCATCAGCTGGGGCGTGAAAGTCGCCCATGCCATGCCGGAGCGCCTGTTGCGCGCCTTGTTCTGCGGCTTCCTGGTGGTTTGCGCGATCCTGCTCGCCTTTAAAGCTTGA
- a CDS encoding MarR family winged helix-turn-helix transcriptional regulator produces MSTQHATPDPCEALLLDNQVCFALHSTSLMMTKVYKPLLQALGLTYPQYLAMMVLWETDGLTVGEISSRLLTDPGSLTPLLKRLEAEGLLSRTRSREDERVVVVELTEKGRALQKKALDIPQCILAASGQTLEQLKKLQQDLQALRSHLQDSL; encoded by the coding sequence ATGAGTACTCAGCACGCCACCCCCGACCCTTGCGAAGCCCTGTTGCTCGACAACCAGGTTTGCTTTGCCCTGCACTCTACGTCGCTGATGATGACCAAGGTCTACAAGCCACTGCTGCAAGCCCTGGGCCTGACATACCCCCAATACCTGGCGATGATGGTGCTGTGGGAAACCGACGGTTTGACCGTAGGGGAGATCAGCAGTCGCCTGCTTACCGACCCGGGCTCGTTGACCCCGCTGCTCAAGCGCCTTGAGGCCGAAGGCCTGCTGAGCCGCACCCGCAGCCGAGAAGACGAACGCGTGGTGGTTGTGGAACTCACCGAGAAAGGCCGCGCCTTGCAGAAAAAAGCCCTCGATATTCCCCAATGCATCCTCGCCGCCAGCGGCCAGACCCTGGAGCAGTTGAAAAAACTGCAACAGGACCTGCAGGCACTGCGCAGCCATCTGCAAGACAGCCTCTGA